In Caloenas nicobarica isolate bCalNic1 chromosome 22, bCalNic1.hap1, whole genome shotgun sequence, the genomic window CGtccctcctctgcagacagATAACTATTCTTTAGCCTTAATTTTACCCACCAATTTAATGTGTCGGAGGAGAGTCTCAAATAACTTCCCATGTTTTTCCACCTccatttttcatgtgaaaaacaCTTATTGGGTGTATCTCACCTGCGCCTGAAGGCACTGCTGTGTTTTAGCTCTGGGAGTCAGTTCAGAAAGGGGAAAGGAGTGTTGGGAGAAGCCAAAAAACTCAACTGCCATCAGGGCTCATTCCTGAGGAATAATTTTGTTGACGAGCCCCGGGGAGTTTTACATGGTGGAATTTACTTGTCCCCATTTCTTGATGCTCCCCCATAGCAAACAGCACTATCGCTCCACGGTGGGATAAAGCTGGCCAGGGAAGGAGTAAATAACTGGCTCTGAATTAAAGCCGCTGTCAGATCTTCACCTTTTTTGGGCTGCTGGCaggattttgaaaatattggGGTGTCAGGCAGCTGGTGTGGGATACAAAAGTGCTCCCCAAATTCGGCAGTGCCGCCATTGCAGTGCCTCAGTCTCGGTGGCTGGTACAGAAAAGCACCATGGAGAATCAtttcaaataacttttatttaattatgtttCCTGGGAAATGAAatcaggagaggagagagaggaggaacaGATCAAAAAAAATGGGAGTTGACGTGTCTTCCTGGGAACTGGGGGATCTCCACCCCTAATGTGTGCGCGCCCTTCCTCACCCTGAGCATCACCTTGCCAGGAGCCTTGTTGGCTCCggctctgctcagcccccaCGTTAGGCTTTTCTTGCCATAGCAATGGGGAAAACCCAGTCAAAACCTGCAAACGGGTGCAGATTTCTTCTCCTCAGCACTGGAGCGAGCTTCCTTGGCATTTCAGCTTGAAATAGAAGCGGTAGGAATTATTGTAGGACGGCAAAGCGCTGGCGAAGCACGAAGCCACCACCTTGTCGCACAGGCAGGTCTCTCTCTTGCACCAGCTCTGCTCGGTACCTGCAGGGGGGAAAACACAGAGCTTTGTGGTGGCTTTCCCAGCTGGCATTGGTGTCGGGGTCCCCTTGGAGCACCCCTTATCCCTGGAGCTGCCTGGGGGAAGGACATCAAGAAACGTGCCCTGGTGCTCATCCTGGAGTGATGATaagtgacaggacgagaggaaacggcctcaagttgcatcagaggaggttgaggttggatctggggaacaatttcttccccaaagggctgtcgggcattggaacaggctgcccagggcagtggtggagtcaccatccctggagggttgaacagacggagatgaggttctcaggacatggggtagtgccaggggtgggggaacagttggactcgatggtcttgaggggcttttccagccaaaatgattctatgatccctTGCAATGCCCATTTATTTATCATACACTGTGTCCCCCCTTATGCACCCGAGAGGCATCAGGCTGATTTCATCCCCATGGGGTCTGTGGGACCTTCGCTCAGTGGTACTCACCGCAGACAATGTCCCCATCAGTGACGTTGAAGTGGTAGGGGGTTATCAGGGGGCTGCACTTGCCCTCTCGCAGCTTCCTATAGCAGCAGTCGTGGGCATGGCAGCACCTGAGGGGGGGAATATCTCAAactgctgccccccagcccctcctcacCATGCttggaaggtaaaggaaggtcCAGCCTCAAATTTAAGGTgagcaggaggagagcaggacaAGGCAGTAGCAAGATGTGGCTGGGGAATGGTGCAAAAGCCCCTGTCAGAGCACAGATATGCCACAGGGAGCTTTCTAGGGACTCCCACGTGCTGAGGCGGCGTGTGGTGATGCTGTTCCAGGTACTCACTGGTCGGTGGAGTCCACTGGGGTCCCTCTGCCCCCGATGCCACAGAAACACCCGTACCAGCTGTAGGTGAGCAGGGCGCTTCTCCCCGTCGTTGCCTGGATCATCCGCTCCAGCTCTAAAACGCTGCCGCAAGCCggtgccagccctgcagagggacagacggacggaaATGGTGCCTGAGTGGCATGAGGAGGCAGGCAGCATTGCCATAGAATGATAGAGTcatttttggttggaaaagacctttaagatcattgagcaACCAACCTCGCAGCAAGCAGAGGAATTAAATAAGCCTTGTGTTACTGGAAATATGCATTTTCAGGCATGCGAACCATGAGAAGCCCCGAAAAACCTCCTCAGGATTATGTCTGgttcctgcagctgcctgaTTTGCTCCGGCAGGAGATATTATTGCTCTCTGAGCAAGCTGTGCCGCTTATGCATCCCGCAACCGGCAATGCCACGTTGCCAGGATCAGCCCTGGGCTCAGCACAGGCAGGAAAACAGGTGACAACACGCTCCAGGGCCTCttaaaatagaatcatagaaccacagaatcatagaatcacagaatggtttgagttgaagggaccttcccagctcatccagtccatgagcagggacatctgcaccagctcaggttgctcagagccccgtccagcctggcctgggatgtctccagggatggttcagccaccacctctctggccaccctgggccaggctcccaccaccctcagcgGCAACAATTTCCTCCTCACGTCTAgcctgaaataataaataactaTGGATCATGAAGACCTCCCGGACTAGAGCAGCGCTATACGGAGCAATAGAAAACTCCAGATTCAAACAAAAATCTGGATTGTGCACAAAGGCTCCGGGTTTGTACGTTTTTTTTTGCCACACAGACAAGATCTTGGACTGGCCCAGTGAAACCGGGCACTTACCGCAAGCCAAGAGCACGGCAAAGAGGAGATTCTTCATCCTCGGACTGGTCCTGGAGGAGGAAACAGCGGTGGGTGATGAGCAGCACCCAGGGGCACGGCAGACTCTGTCCCCACACCCGCAGGGTGACATTGGTGTCACCGAGGATACGCAGCACTGTGAAGGTATCACCGTGCACACAGCTGATGTCTTTTGACTCCGGTTTCGGGATGCGGCACATGGCAGGGATGTGTACAGGGACCCAGTGCTTGTCCTGCCCATGGAGAAGCTTTGTcttcccccacccacccccccagcTGTTTGATGAAACAACAGGGCAATAAAATCCCCCCTCTACTTACCCCGCCTGGACTCGGCAGCTCTGAAACTGCCGGCGTAGTGAGGTGGCTTTATATCGATGGCGAGATCCACCCCCTCCTCTATCTGCACTGGGGGGGCCGTTTGTTGCCGAGTGGGTCTGGCTGTGGGCCCTGTGGTGAAGATTCCATCCTTCACTAGAAACAAAAAGCTGTTTATGCCCAGGAGATGCAGAGTTGGCATCCCAGAGGTTGTTGCATCCTTGTTCCAGCTGCAGAGGTGACACTTTGGCCGTGGTGATATCTCGAGTGGGTTCTTGGATTTGCCAACCTAAGCCCTGCAAGCTCAGAGGTGGCTTCTCTTGGGTCTTTCCCTTGCAATTTTACCCCCAAATCCACGGTGTGTCCAAATCCATCCACGCCGAACGGCAAGCggagaaaaagggaagatgGCAAACACCATGGTCACATTTTGTGGGTCCGTAGTTTCCCCTCAGGGCTCAGGAGACCCTGGGGTATGTGTGCAAGGGGTCTGCGAAATTAAATTATTAGCAGACAAGGCTGGAAATGCCATGGAAACCTGACTCAGAATGCTTTTGGAATACGGTTTTATTTAATCACCATACCTGAGACATGATACAAAGGCACAAGGGAGGCAGAAAACCGGAGGAGATAAGAAACAAAAGGTGCTATCAGCCCTGCAAAACCAagagcaaacacagaaatacaaggGATGGCAGGCGTGCAGGGCTCCTCCCTCGTTGATTAACCACAATTCTAGGGAAGTGaatttttggggagggggattGTAAGAAAATGGCTAAGGCTTCTGTATTcaaggcaaaaaataatttctttaatttctcaAGAGCAGCAAAGCCACTCGCTGGAAGGGACATCACCTCCCGGCTGTCCTTCAGGGCTGCAAAGATACTTGTCCCAgggcttttcttccctctaaCCATTTATTTCTTGCTGCCAAGTGGAATAAAAAGCCACCCAAGCCCGagaagggaaggatggggagcagcagctcgCCTGCCTCCTCCCTCGGGTGTGTGAGGTGGCCAACTCGCTTGCCATCTGTGCCGGGAAACCATTGAGCAACGCCGCGGTGCCGACTGACGGGCATCACGCCGATGCCCAAACCCCTCCCTGGCTTGTAAAGCTGTGGAATTCCCACCTCATCcacaaaaaaataccattatGGGAGATTCGCCCCATTGCAGTGTTGATTATCTGCACCTTCGGGGTGGGTTCAATGGCCGTGATGGGGAAAATGGCCCAAATCTCCTGGGGTTTTGCTGTAGAGTTTAGCTAAACCTGCGTGAAAAACGCTGTCTGGGGTCTAAACAGAGACCAGAGCGCTGGGATCATGCAAATCAGTGATCTACAGGTGGTTTTAACCAAATCTCCTCATTTTAAGCCTTCCCTTTCCATGGAAAATCTCAGTAGAGCAAGCACATGAAGCTAAACCCTCTCTACAATCGAGCCACAAACCCCAGGGCTTAAAAACCACCCCTGGAAGTTGTTGCCCTGTTGGAAATATGAaacttttcagcctttttacgGAGCAAACAAAGAGGGGATCAACCCACTCATCTGTTTGTTCAGGGTCTTGCTGAAATGTAAATGCTCTGGGTGCTTTGATCTGCAAAGCGCGTGCGATTTATCTGAGCATCCCACGGATGGGATGAGCTGATACGCACTATTTTCTGACTTCTTTAGTGCTCAGGAACACCTTGATCTTCCCCCGCCCGCAGGGTGGGGATCCCTCATTTGATGGTAGATAAACGCTATCTGAAGTTATTTATGGGcttgtttctttctgcctttggTGGGCAGCTTGTagtgggagaagcagctggttAACTAGGAGCGGGTTTAAAAAGGGATTAACAGGGACAGATGGAAATGCCAGCGTGACGCGGGGTGTTcccacagccagagctgggtttggggtggtttATAGTCCGGGTGGTGGGATGGGTGCCaagggtcgggctctgctccccaggaacaagcgccaggaccagaggaaacggcctcaagttgcgccaggggaggtggaggttggatctggggaccaatttcttccccaaagggctgtggggcactggaacaggctgcccagggcagtgctggagtcaccgtccctggaggggctggacagacggacatgaggttctcaggacatggggcagtgccagggctggggaacgcttggactcgatgatctcaaggggcttttccaaccaaagtaATTCCATTCAGCACTCAGGTGAAGCTGTTCAGTCACACCGCCATCAAACTCATGTCATGGGGGGCTAGAACCCAATCCCCTTGCTCCCaatctgctgcttttgctcAGGAGAGGGACTAACTCCATAGATTTAAACTTTCAGCCTCTAGAAGAAAGGCTTTTGGTGTTCAGGCGGGGTGACTGTGATTTTTCCCTCTGAGTGGGATGGGGGAACAAGAGCTCCTGCGGgagccatggggacaccccggtACGAGGAGCAGCAGGTGGGGAGGTGACCCCGCTGCCACCCCCCTCTCCTTGTGCCCCTCAGGATGAAGCCTCCGCGCCACCACCGAGGCCCGACGCTACACCAGAGCCTGCACGGGGACACTGCAGCCCAGGTACGTCCCTCCCGGCCCCGCTTGTGTCCCCCGGAGAACCCGAACCCATCCACCCGACAGACACATGGCGGCTGGAGGACCGCGACGGGCGGCACTCCGGCCAGTTCGTCTCGGTGGttgcgggggcggggcctggcgcGCTACCGGAAGTGGGGTGGTCGCCTTGGCAACGCGGCGCTGTTGACCGGCGGGCGCGGGCGGGCCGAGGCGGCAGGTGAgggaggccgggccgggcccagGCTGGGTCGGAGGGTCTGGAGCTGTCTGTGCGCGCCGGGTTGTAGAGCCCAGGGCCGGCTGAGGGGCCAGGATCTGGTTATGGGGCTGTGGAGGTGGGTTATAGGGTCTAGGCTTGGCTGCGGGGTTGGGTTTATGCAGTAGGGCCTGGCTGTGGGGCCAGGCCTAGGCTtagctgtggggctggggccggCCTGTGGCACTGAGGGCTGTGCTGTAGGgtcaggggtttggggtgtctgCCTTCTCAGGCCCTGGGGTCACTGTGTTTGGGGGCACCTGCGAGCACAGCCCTCCCTGACTGCAGTTCTCCATCCCAACCCAAATATAAATGTGCCGTATTTAAAACAGCTCCTCATGGTAAACCTCTAATATATACCGTGCTGCAGCAGTACAGACTCTTGCTTAGGTGAGTTCTGCCATGGCATCCGTCTGGTTGGTTGTTTAGGGCTTTTTACCCTTTGAACTGTTGGTGATATCTGGTAAGTGCACCGATGCGCTCGGACATTCCTCTTCAGAGGGTGCCCAACTGCAGCTTGTTGCCTTAGAGTTTATTTGTTAGGGGCAGCACATGACAGGCACACACCCCCCCCCGCAGGCTCCCAGGAAACTCCTGTGTGTCACTTGGGCAGCGTGTCCCTGTTGGTAGCTCTGACAGAGGGACAGGTGACTGTGTCTCCAAGCAGCTTTGTCAGGACTCTGCCTTGGCTTTGCACCGCCTTGGTTTGCTGCTGAACGTTTCCATTTCACAGCGGTGGAGGAGAAACCAAGCGCTAAGGAGCACATCGAAACATCACTGGCAAAAGGTTGTGGAACAACCACAGTTGCTGTTCCcttctgcttgtttgttttggggtgttgAGCAGCAGGCGAGTCCGATTTTATTACTAGAGAATGCCAAGTGATAAAAATCGACTTTTTCCACCCCCTTGACAAATCCTGCTACACAAaccacagaaaaggaaatgaaggtgCGTGACCCTGTTGCATTTCTTCAAAATGTTGTTGTGAGGCTGTGACCTGTTGGTCTGGGCGTTTGGCCTGTTTTGTCCTGGTAAAGCACGAGTGGTCTGAACCCAGCTTAAGTTGGGGAGCACACAGCAGAATATGGCTTCATCTTTAATGGAGGTTAATGCCGATCTCTGTTATGCAGCTTTTGGTCACAGGAGAATCCAGAATGCGTTTCTCTGTATTGAATCAGCCTTATTCAATCTCAAAGGTcttcagagatttttaaaaagtgaagtaCAGTCAGTCTTACCCAAAAGTCTGCAACGGGAACTTAACCTTTCACTGCAGGAGCCACAAAAGGGCCAGCTCTGTGCTTTGAAGTTCACTTATCTCCCATTTTCACTGAGTTTCTAGCTTcacataaaaaaatgtttctgttccttCCATCAAAAAGTTTATTTAAGTTGGGAAGGGTGCAACTTCCCGATGCTCTGGGTCAGCTTTAAACGATTCCTGACAAAGCCAGCGCTTATAAATACGCATATCCCACTGTCTCTGACTCAGCCGTTACTGAACCATAGGATCGCTGCCTGCCCACACAGCGATACGCCAGATTTATTGCTATTATTAGCTGTTGTGGAGCACAGATGTGGGAGCTGTAGGGAGATGAAACTCTCTAGAAGCTTTTTGGCCAGTTCCTGTAACTTTTCGCTCTGCTACCCCGTCCACAGGTGCCTTGAGAAGCAATGGCCACAGTGGCTCTTCTGAACTTACCACCATCTcaccgctccttcccttccagcacaaCAGCCGCTTTCTGGTGGACAAACGCCCTCGTCATGCACGTCACCCGGCCAAAATCTGCCAAGGGACGCACGAGGCCAAGGTTCAGTTGCTCTCAGAGCGTGGAAGCTTGTCCTTACCGAGTGCCACCTCccccaccaccagcagctccccatgAATTAGCGAACAGCCGGAGAGAATCGTCCACAAAACGGGGATTCCTGGCCAGCCGGGTGTTTCCGGAGGAAATCCCAGGGCTCCTGCAGCAGGTGCCTTTGCggagctgctcttccctcaaCAAGTACAGGGTGCTCCCCTCCATCGGCTGCAGAGGCGTGGGGAGTGGCGCCGTGGAAGCCATAGCTGAACAGATTGACCGGCTGAAAGTGAGTTCGGGGCAGGAGGACGCTCCAAAAGTCAAAACTCTTTCTGGAGAACAAGGATCTGCCAGCGTGATGTCAGAAATCGATGGCCCTGATGAAGAAGGCTCACGTGCACAGTGTCCCCTTGCAAATccaggaaggaaaatgagacaAGTGAGCCCTTCGATGTCGGCTTTGAGTTTGGAAGAGCCGCTGAAAAAAGAGTCATGCTTGTTGCTCGCTATTCGATCTCCCTGCAGTCAGAGATTTGAACATCATTTCAAGCCCACTGACAGTCTCCAGACTGTCCTTGCCGTGGCGGAACAGAAAACGGCGGCCAAATACAAATGCTGCAGCGTGGAAACGATGGAGGTGCCCCGAAGGAGTTTCTCTGACCTTACCAGGTCCCTCCACGACTGTGGGATTCTCCACAAATCCGTGCTGTGCATccaacagaaacagcagcacgATGCCGATCTTTAGGCACATGGAGACGCCTCCATGCCGCTCTGGGCCGTTCCGCTCAGTAGGATGTATTCCTTCTTCTAAAAACCTGAAATTCTGATGTTTTCTGGGCTGACTTCGCCTTGCCATCTTCCAAAAACTCCCTGTGAAGCAGATTTGTGTATATGTGTTGAAATAGTGTTTCAGGTCTTTATACCTGCGACAGAAACTGCATCTTTTTTCACATGTGCCATCACAAAATGTTCCCTGAGCGCCACCAACCTTtggccttttttaaaaattttttgaaaattgctgattttcttctttgaaaactgaagttGCCGAGACTTCTTGCCTTGTCCTTGTCTGTATTTCATGGAGGTGCCACTTCCCAGAGCAAATCCAGATGCAGAGGCACCTTTTGGGATGGTAGAAAGGGAACTGTTCTACTCTGGAGGAGCATCTTCAGTAGGTCATCAACATCCTAAAGCATCTTCTTCTCGAGAGTGACTGAAAAGGAGATGAAACCCCCAAAATATCTAGAAATAAGAGTAATAACACATTAATGGATTACTGTGAAGTATTAAATTGTAAAATCGATGGTAATAGAGCTGTGATGGCTCAGCTCTTTCTGGAATAACCTCAGCACAGCTTTTAAGCATGACTACATCATCTTTTTAAGAACAAATAGTTCTTATTTTGGCTGTGTTGGTGAGCAGCAGGATTTTCtgcttagttttctttctttcattcagCTCGTGTGATCCATAGGTAAGAATAGATGGATAGTTAAGACAGGATgttacaaaatatttccatttaacaCCTTTACACTGAAATGAGTTAGTCCAAGAAAGCAAGTgtaaatagggaaaaaaaattaattggatTTGACTGAGGAATTGGCTCAGGCAGTAAACCATATTTTACTAAACCATCATTCAAAAATGGCTGGTTAGGGGCAGGTTTTTGATAAATACAATGTGcttgtgctaaaaaaaaaaatctaggtttCTAATGGGGATTCTTCTGGTTCAAAGGCAGTAAGTCAATCTGGTCAAAAAATGCAACACTTGCCACAGAGCTGAGCTAGTGTTAATAATTTTGAGTTAAACCCAAGCGTATTTTAACCTCAGTTTAACTGCCAAACCAAGTCAGACCAGTATAAAACCGGTGCCGGCGCTGATGGAGAGCGCAGTATCTCCTTCTACAGCAAGTGTTCAGCGTCCAGTGGCTTCAGAAAAACTGTCCCTGATGAAATCTCGTTACCTCCTGCTGCAGGTGATGGTACTTGCACGTCTTCAGGGAGACCAGGACACCAGAAAATATGGGTGTTTTTAATCAAACCTCGCTGGGAGCAAAGTATTTCACTTCGTTTCAGGAACAGgaactgttttctgtgtttcattcaGTGTTAAGTGGTTAATTCCCTTCAGATTTTGTGTGTACTGTGTTACTTCGCCATTTCTGAGTGTTTTCCTCCTGTGTGGTAGCACAACCAATAAAAAACCTTTTAGGCCAAAACTTGAACTTCAAATGATTTCTGTGAACTGGAGGCTTGGCTGTCGCATCTCCTATTAAGTGAGAAATGCTGGTAATTGGATGGCAAATCCCTCGGGGATGGTGAGCTGCCCCCCACACCACCTTGCACGTGCCTTCCTGGAGCTTGTACCTCCATCCTGCATTCAATACAAGATTgcgacaaaaccaaaaagcagctgtttggaTCTGGGACTGCTCCCTGCTACCAACCAGATACAGCGACCACCACGCAGCTCTGAGAGTGAACAGGGGCCGATGCTTTAACAAAAACCAGAGGAATAAAAGCAACTTGGATCTCAGTGGACAGCACTTCTTGTGCTGGAGTATGTTCCTCCTGAATATCTTCATTTAAGATAAAGCTGAATGAGCCTGGTGCTCTAACAAACTCACCCAAGGCTACAGCAGCttcaaaaatgtgcattttaatgATTTTCCTTGTC contains:
- the LOC135997451 gene encoding phospholipase A2, membrane associated-like encodes the protein MKNLLFAVLLACGLAPACGSVLELERMIQATTGRSALLTYSWYGCFCGIGGRGTPVDSTDQCCHAHDCCYRKLREGKCSPLITPYHFNVTDGDIVCGTEQSWCKRETCLCDKVVASCFASALPSYNNSYRFYFKLKCQGSSLQC
- the UBXN10 gene encoding UBX domain-containing protein 10; this encodes MATVALLNLPPSHRSFPSSTTAAFWWTNALVMHVTRPKSAKGRTRPRFSCSQSVEACPYRVPPPPPPAAPHELANSRRESSTKRGFLASRVFPEEIPGLLQQVPLRSCSSLNKYRVLPSIGCRGVGSGAVEAIAEQIDRLKVSSGQEDAPKVKTLSGEQGSASVMSEIDGPDEEGSRAQCPLANPGRKMRQVSPSMSALSLEEPLKKESCLLLAIRSPCSQRFEHHFKPTDSLQTVLAVAEQKTAAKYKCCSVETMEVPRRSFSDLTRSLHDCGILHKSVLCIQQKQQHDADL